From Microcaecilia unicolor chromosome 11, aMicUni1.1, whole genome shotgun sequence, the proteins below share one genomic window:
- the LOC115479482 gene encoding RNA-binding protein 4B-like isoform X2: MVKLFVGNLPCEATEDELRTLFEQYGKVVECDIVRNYGFVHMDDRSAAEEAVRNLNHYKLHGVTINVETSKSKIKASTKLHVGNISSNCTNQELRAKFEEYGPVIECDIVKDYAFVHMERAEDAVDAIKGLDNTEFKGQMWAG; encoded by the coding sequence ATGGTGAAGCTTTTTGTTGGCAATCTGCCATGTGAGGCTACTGAAGATGAACTCAGAACCCTTTTTGAGCAGTATGGAAAGGTGGTAGAATGTGACATCGTCAGAAATTATGGTTTTGTGCACATGGATGACAGGTCTGCAGCTGAGGAGGCAGTCCGTAACCTTAACCATTACAAGCTTCATGGCGTCACTATCAACGTAGAGACCAGCAAGAGCAAAATCAAGGCCTCCACCAAACTCCACGTGGGCAACATCAGTTCTAACTGCACCAATCAGGAGTTGCGGGCCAAGTTTGAAGAGTATGGCCCAGTGATCGAGTGTGATATAGTGAAGGATTATGCATTTGTGCATATGGAGCGGGCAGAGGATGCTGTAGATGCTATCAAGGGGCTAGACAACACAGAGTTCAAAG